The Xiphophorus maculatus strain JP 163 A chromosome 5, X_maculatus-5.0-male, whole genome shotgun sequence nucleotide sequence TGTACTAACTGCATTTATTGTGGGTTATTTGAAGAACACATCTGTTGGAATAGATGTAGGGCGGTATTTTATTATACAGTTGATTATCTAATAATCAGGAATATACGCTTGGAGAAACCTAACTCTgctaaaaatcagaattttgtgcTGTTGTTTTGTATTCAGCCTTCTTTACTACAACAGCcgttatttttaattacatcaGTTTTGGTCCCATATAGTTTTACCTTCCAGCTAAACATACAGCAAGAGGAACAATGCAGTACTTGGATCAAAACATTCTAATGTATTAGAATGGTGACTCGGTGTCCAGACCGAAACCTAATTGAGAAATTTTGGCAAGACCTGGAAAGGCTTGTTTCCATAAATTTCTCATACAGTCTAAATTTCAggtgttttgcaaagaagagtgAACCAAAGTGTCACTTTTTACATGTACAAACTTAGCAAACACATACAAAGCATTTACATTTGCTACTCTTGTGAAATTAGGCTCCCTGAAGTAATGAGTCAGGGGGCTGAAATcagccacacttttaagatttttaaattttttcattttactcaacagttattcaaataaaatcccaataaaatattgtattttataagTTTGCTGTAGTGACACTACAATGTATTGTACAGCTGAAAGGTCATAAATACTGTTATGAATTTGTATTTGGTTGATAGTTTATTTAACCAGTTTAATGGACATTAAGTGTTGCAGGACTGAGTGACCTGCTTCCTAACAATAAGACAGTAGTGGGGTTAATAATGGTGTAAGAGAGAAGAAGTGTTGAGAAAATATGGTTTAATTGCAGTTTATAACTTTACTCAAATATTCCACAATAAtatcttaaatacattttcctaaTATTTTTCAGCCTAACCTCTTACTGCTTTCGGTGTCTTGCTCACCTCTGTTTCAGAACTGATTCCAAGTTGATACTTAACataatcatttattaaaatagacaAAGTGTGAATTAAAGTGAATGACATAAACTTTAATGCCTTTATGTTAAAACGCCTCATTGTTTCCTGACTTTACAGCCACAGACTGAAGATGGGCGTTAAGCTGAAAACAGAGTACGCTCCGGTTTTGCACATGCCTGTTGTGAAGGAGggcagagcttcacagctttcAGCAGGCCAGGAGCTCCACCAGGGCTACGCCCATCCAGGTCAGGAACAAAGGACTCCATCACAGACCAGTGACCCCATTAATACAGTTTTAagagtattttcttttgtaacatTTGTGGGAGGTGTTGTTTTTGAGgctcttttggttttcttttttaacaaaataattttaaggaGATGAAGCAGAATATCTAATCACCGGGACACATGCTTATCCCTCGGGACCTGGTAAATATTCTTTTCTTATATAAACTTCCagtattttctgagtttttttgttttgttttagtaaatgAAAGAGCATTACTTAATACCCGTATGAACAATTTCTGATCTTTAGGAGTGGCTTTGACTGCAGACACAAAGATGCACAGGAATCCCAGTGAGGGAGGTGTCATCTCCATGGCGCTGGCATTGCCTCCCTCACAAGTCCGGTAACGTGTTCAgacaaattaacacaaaattcTGGAattaactgagaaaaaaacacttctggATTATAATTTGTCACCAAATTTTAGGCAAGAGGCAAGTCGGACTGCAGCCAGCGTTGCAGAAATCCATCGACACGCAGGAGGAGCGGACAGAGTTCACCCTCAGTCCACTGCTGTGGTTAGACAATCCCACATTTCCTCTCATGTTCAACATTTGTCTTCATCATGTTGCAAGAATTGCAAAGCTGATGAACTGTCTGTTTATATGGAGGCTACATGAAGATCTTTGCAGGAAATCAGTGTTTCATGATGTTTAATCCAACCTGGCAACGTTCAAAAACCTGCATTTTATCCCCATTTAGAATAATTGAGACCCAAATTTTCAACTTTGCCTGGATTTTATTAACTGTATGTTAGGAGCTTTAATTCTGCATCACTTTTTATGCTTCATGAAACTAAAGGTGGTTCACAGCAGCATGTTTTATAAATGACATCAGTGGAACAAATGATGATCCTTTTTTGTTTAGAGAAGTACTatatctgtttgtttgtttcagtccCTGCTGGAGGGTGGAGGCACCAGAAACTCTGCGCTCATGAGGAGAGCACCAACGATGCCCAAACCACAGTGGCATCCTCCATGGAAACTGTTTCGGGTACCTACAAACCATTTGAACAACAACTCATCGATTCATGCCTAAAATGATAACTGAGTGAGTGTGTGGTTATGTACTGTGGTGGGTGTGATCTGACAGGTCATCAGCGGTCACCTGGGCTGGGTGAGGTCCATAGCTGTGGAGCCTGGGAACCAGTGGTTTGTCACAGGATCTGCTGATAGAACTATAAAGGTAAGCTGTGCTCATCTCAACATCAGAGCTTCACActtcagaaacatttcattgtttctgAAGTGTGAGTATGTTCAGttttttgacttaaaactatGAGTCCGTTATAATCCAAAAGTGGTTTTACTCACTTAATCATGAAAAGAATGAGGCTAAATGTTTCAGCATCTCTTCTAGATCATTAttgatttctttcttcattCATATAATGTGAGTATTTTTATGGATGCAGTTGATCTAGAACAGTTTATGTCAGCATTAATTCATTCCTGCTAAAAGGCTCCTTTGAGGATTCCAAGTAATATCCCAGACCCTCTGTTCAGCATCATTTCCAAGTGCCATCTgttgtataaatattttctggatgtgtgtgtgctgacAGATCTGGGACCTGGCCAGCGGGAAGCTGAAGCTGTCGCTGACGGGCCACATCAGCACGGTGCGCGGCGTGGCGGTGAGCAGCCGCAGCCCCTACCTCTTCTCCTGCGGGGAGGATAAGCAGGTCAAATGCTGGGATCTGGAGTACAACAAGGTACACTGCTCACACAGGGTTATTGTCAGCaagagttttttggggtttttttaagatggttgttttaaacatgctttgatgttttgttaaaaattgttttgttatgtatggatgttttattgtgttatcTGTTTCATGATTTTTTAGCTGCATCTTGACAGTATTATTTTGACCTGTAGGTGATCAGGCATTACCATGGACACCTCAGTGCCGTGTACGATTTGGATCTACACCCAACGATTGATGTGCTGGTGACATGCAGCAGAGACGCTTCAGCCAGGGTGAGCTCTCACTGAGCAGCGTCTCAAATCGATTAGCTCAGCAGTTCAAGCATCAGAGCAGAGAGTAAAGAAAGGTTTAACTCCCttcagttttcttcagtttatAAACTAAGATTCTGTTTGACTGCAGCAGTCACGGCTCACCTCTGGAACCAGATGTTATTATTCAGTGAGCAACATTGGTTGTGTTTCCTCTGACTGTATAATTGTGGTCAAAGATCATTGCAAATGCAATTTGggattctgaaaataaatttgcgtaatggaaacacagcaacttTGAAAGAACTCTTGTCTGTCAATAGAAAGCTTCGGCCTTTGGATGagatttttgtctgtgttgaaatctgtgtattttgcaaaactccaaaggaaacattttttttcacatcacaggAGTCACATAAACAGCCGTATATTTCTactggcgcaaaccacaaagaaaaagatgacaggaagtagttggaggatgatggcgtgCCACGTTTCTAaatgacttattgtgtgaatacacttattcatgtgtgactttaattttgtttaatagaTCATTGTAATTGCACATTTTATATTAGCAGAATGTAGACTAAGTGTCAGAACTATAGGGAGGAACTCTAGCAGTGGAGCTTTGTTTTAAACGATGCCCTCTCTTCAATATACCTGCAGGTTTGGGACATCAGGACAAAAGCAAACGTTCACACACTCACTGGCCACACCAACACTGTCGCCACAGTGAGGTGTCAGGCTACTGAACCACAAATCATCACAGGTAAATATTAGCTTTAAAAACCCCATGCCAATGCAAGACAGCACCCTTTCAGTTTTTAAGCAAAATCATTGTCTTTCCTCTGGCTGTTTTTTGCAGGCAGCCATGATTCAACCATCAGACTGTGGGACCTGATCGCTGGAAAAACCAGAGCGACTTTGACAAACCATAAAAAGTCTGTCCGAACTCTGGTGCTGCACCCCAGGCAGTGAGTAGACTCATACCAGTAGTAGACTCGGTTTAATGTGCAGACAGGAAACGTCTGGGATTTGGTTGgagtattttttaataaaactgtggAATAAAGGTTTCATCtctaatttctttctttcactctGTCTTTTCTTATTTACTTCCATTCTCCATTGTGCCATTACTCCTCATCATCCTCGTCTCTCCTTCGTTCTTTGTGACCTCTCCTTTCCTTGTTTCTGCTTGTcctattttctcttctttctccttctttAAAACCTCTAAAATATCTTGAATATTTAGCATTCTAAAACATCTAGAATATGTCTTTATGATCCCTAAATGAACTTGGAGCTCTGGATTGTTTTTGACTCCTGTTTACTCGGTGTATGAAGGTTTTGGGGggggtttgttgttgttttttaatgcagCCATTTTGGAAATAACCtctatttaaaaaagcaaaggtggagttttatgtaatatttggtTCTTTATTCCTCCAGGTACACCTTTGCTTCAGGATCAGCTGATAACATCAAGCAGTGGATGTTCCCAGATGGCAGCTTCATCCAGAACCTCTCTGGCCACAACGCCATCATCAACACACTGGCTGTCAACTCTGATGGTGTTTTGGTGTCTGgaggtgattaaaaaaaactgttttttttttctcaccttaaCATGACTCATGATTACCTGATAATACATGTATCATGCGGTGACAGAGCATATAGATTTACACAGAATAATTTGCTTGTACTCTAGCTGACAACGGAACCATGCACATGTGGGATTGGAGGACAGGCTACAATTTCCAGCGGATCCACGCCGCCGTGCAGCCCGGCTCGCTGGATAGCGAGTCGGGAATCTTCGCCTGCATGTTCGACCACTCCGAGAGCCGGCTGATCACCGCCGAGGCTGACAAAACCATCAAGGTTTACAAAGAAGACGACACGGCTGTAAGTTATCCTGTTCCAGTTAGTGAGTTTAGAATCCGTCTGGAGGAAAATGGGCTAACGGTGTTTTCTGTCTTGCAGACTGAAGAAAGCCACCCGATCAACTGGAAACCAGAAATCCTCAAGAGAAAAAGATtctgaagattttgtttttttattatttcccatccatcagattttgttttggttagACAAACTGTTTCATTTGTGAGACTTTAACCAAACCAGTCCCATCTTGGCTTCCATTATTCTAAAAACCATGTACAGTCACCACTGAATGTTTCCAGACCAGTCAGAACATCCTGCTGGAGAGCCAGGAACTTCCAGAGTAGTTCCTGATGAGCGCTCCGTTCCGTCTCCTCCACTCTTCAGGTGTAAGCTTTATTCCCTCTGGTGTGGCAGAAGCCAGGAAATGCTCAGTGCTGATTACTAGTTGTACATACATAAAAACTTTCCTTTGTTCCTACATGATCCGAGCTTTATTTTGCTCTGTTTCAttaaagactgtttttttttttttacaaacatgtttgctttttaaataaaggttctCCACCTCCTGGGATAAAGTGTTCCTGAAGTATTTACATCTTTCCATCTGTGAGGTCgacacattaaaacatctgATTGTATTACAGAAATACTAGTCACTGATCAACATTTAATCATCATACCATATcgcaattatttaaattcaggCTTCTTACACAGTCTAGAAAAGGAATTTCTAGATTTAATTCCCTGATGGCCACAGTCACTGCTGGAGAATCACCACATGAAACAGTTTGGGTGTAGAAACGGGACATTCTGTCAAATCGCCTAAACTGTATTCGGACATTTATACTTCCTTGTGGTATTCACAAGTGTTTCCAACCTGATCTCTTTATTCATAATTTACCCCCTCCCACCGCCAGGTGGCGGTACCCTGCTACAGAGCCGAGTCGGGCCGGTGGAAAAGCCGTCACTCCGAAGTAGAGCCGGTGGAAAGGGGGCAATTTTATATGCATATAAACAAATGAggcaatgatttattttttttagtgaagGCACGTTCATCACTGCTTCAATCTATGGGAAGATTAGGAGTTTTTCCAAAAGTTGAAGTAATGGTATATTTATAAGGTCATTGCTGATGTATTTGCAGTTCTGTGTTAAAACTCACTTGTCTACTCCATCCAGAAGGTCAGCTGCAAAACTCCTGGTTTTATGGACAATGGAGTAGAAATAACCTTTTTTGTGCCTCAGTGGGGACAGTTTTAGTGTACAAGTAAAGCAAATatatctacacacacacacacacacaaaacgaTTAAGAATAACTACTGTACAGTAAGGATAAATTTACAACATCTAATACTGTACCGTTACTAAAAAATGTCATGCTGTGATTTTAAAAGTGATGTGTAgcaaagtaattttaaaaatttacaaaatgtacGTGTAACATGCGTCctcaagtgaaaataaaactggagaataaactgcagaggaacaataTCAAAGATGAAGAAGATTACAGGCTTCAAGCTGAAGGAGGATCAGATAGATGGAAGTCTAGACAGGGTGGAGTGATTAGGAAgtcattttttccacatttaggtaaaaaaataatgtacattttttgcAGGGATGAATGTGCACAGAGGTGCAGTTAACATCAGAGATGAAAAGACTTAAGTTTATTATAcactttttaaagcatttgttttgcGTTAAATCTGTTTCACGTTTCattcatgtaaaatatattaGTTGTGGCACtgagactttaaaaataaaaattcaatttaatttatttttcaccagcagagggagctgcTTCAACACTCTTGCCAAAGCGAAACAGCTTGTTAAAACtatgttaaaatattcatagtttatttattGCCGCTCCTTTCACTTCAGTTGATAAAAGTAATCACAGATTTTCTCCATAACCTGTAGGTTTACACGGCCTCTGTCTCTCTGGCCTCCTGTTTCTTTGTGATAACCGCAGTCTAGAACTAAAAGGCCACCTGCCAGCAGGGTAATCTGCTGTCCTAATTACATTTGAAGCAATCACGGCCACAGATGGGGCCGATCTCCGTGGGGTCCGGTGTTGCAGCCTGCAGGGAGGAGCTTTCAGTGCGCAGACTGGACTTTTGGATGTGCCGCATTGTGTGAGATGTTCCAGCGGAATTACGCAGCATCGTGCCAGAAGTTCAAGATTTCAGTTTTCCTGAAAAAAGCAACTCAAAGACAAATGGATATTTACTGGAGTCTGCGAAAATACGAAATAAGTTCaccagcttttgtttttaaagtggcTCTAAAACGCGACTGACGCGAGAAAGATGTAGTTTCTCTTCACCTTTTACTGAAAGGATCCCAAAGCCACGAGTGAAGGAGTCATGGGCGGAAGGAATGCGCCAGTTGCGCTCCTCCGGGTGTTCCTCCTGGCGCTGTTTAGCGCGCAGTCGCTCGGACGGGTCTTCAACCTGACGCTGTCCGTGAAGGAGGGCCTGCCCGCTAAAACCATCGTTGGAGATCTGGGAGCGGTCCTGAGCGCGCCGAGCACCGGCTTCTTCATCTCAGAGAGCAGAGACTCGTATGTGTTCAGAGACCTGGAGATAGACGCGGACACGGGCATCATCTCCACGGTGGCGGGCCTGGACAGAGAAAGCAGAGACCGGTACGAGTTCGTGGCAGCTACTCTCACTGGAGAGATGATACGGGTGAGGATAAAAGTGGAGGACGTGAACGACCACTCACCTGTGTTTTCCAGTAAGGAAGTGGAGCTGGGAATCTCAGAGCTGAGCCCCCCGGGGAGTCGCTTTCCGCTTGAAGGCGCAGCAGACCGGGATGAGGAGGAGTTCAGCACGCGGGGTTACAGGATCAGAGAGAGCGAGATGGAAGAATTGTTCCACTTGGATTTTCGAATCGGATCTGAGACGCAGCACAGCCTGGATCTGGTCCTGAACAGCAGAGTAGACAGAGAAACGCAGGACTTCTACACTCTGACCATTGAGGCCTTTGATGGGGGAATCCCAGCCAGGACTGGGACAGTCCAGGTTGACATCCGAGTCCTAGATGAGAACGACAACCCTCCTGTGTTCAACCAGAGTGAATACCACAGCTCAGTACGTGAGGATGCTCCCATCGGGTCCATTGTCTCTCAGGTGCTGGCCAGCGACAGTGACCTGGGTGACAACAGCAGGATCACTTATGAGATCAATAGGCGGCAGAGTGACCCCAACCATGTGTTCTACATTAACGAAACCACAGGATTTATTTATCTGAACAAGCCGCTGGATTTTGAAATTCAACCGTTTCACGAGCTGATTGTCAGAGCCAGAGACGACGGTGCTCAGCCTGAGTACAGCAGCACCTTTGTTGGTGTCAAGGTGCTTAACATCAACGACAACAGCCCCACCATCAGTGTGCTGTTCCTCAGTGAGACAGGAGAAGCTATGGTGTCAGAGGCAGCCACCGTTGGGGAATATGTGGCCCGGATTTCTGTGTCAGACCCAGACCTGGAGGAGCACGGAATCACCGTCTCTCTTGCGGGAGGAGATGGGAAGTTTACCCTGAAGCAAACAGATGATTTTCTGTATGCGTTGTGTGTCAACTCTGAGCTGGACAGGGAAGAAAAGGATCTGTATGCGCTGAAGGTGCAAGCATCTGATTCTGGAAGCCCCCCTCTGAGCAGTGAGACACTTCTCCTCCTGAAGGTGTCTGATGCCAACGACTGCCAGCCGGTCTTTGAACAGGATGTGTACACTGTCAGCATCGCTGAGGATGCTCCTGAGGGCAGCTCCCTCATACGAACAAGGGCCCGGGACGCTGATGAAGGTGTCAACTCAAACATCAGATACTCCATCCTGAAGTCACATCAGGACAGCCTGGTCGCCATTGACCCGACCTCTGGCCTGGTTACCACGGCCGCAGGCCTCGACAGGGAGACTCAGATGGAGGTGTGGTTCCTGGTGCTGGCAGAGGATGGAGGGGAGCCATCTTTGTCGTCTACAGCTACAGTCACAGTGCTGGTGGAGGATGTGAATGACAACGAGCCGGtgttccagcagcagctgtacaACGTGTCCATACCTGAGCACATGGATGCTGGAAGCTGCTTCTTACAAGTATGCTCTAGCTAGCTATCTTGAAATTTGCATGTTctaatttttaaatctatattcTCAGGTTCtccgtttttttgttgttttttacaagatttgttgttactaaaatccatccatccatcttcttctgtTTATCCGGAGTCGGGTTGCCTAAGTAAGAGGCCATGATGGTGGACAAAGCTCATAAtcatagatgagggtaggaacTTAGGTTGACTGGTAACTAAAATAAGTAGTCAAATAAACTTTAAGCTGAAGTCTTGAAACTAAGACGGCCccaactgcagttttctggccgatcaccaatctttaagaagcctgacctgccgattctgctgatttgattttggcaaataccgatttttaattttttttgtctcaaatgttgctaaatatagcaagaaagtcactgaatTGGCAAAAGTGGGGTGACTATTAACTGCAAACTTGCAGACATGATCTGGTGGGCCGGTCTAACAGTCAAACCtgtcacagcagagcagaagaggacagtggctgatttttagacctttgttGAGGTCGGtcagatcggcttcacatgtaagtattggccgatctcccaaaattgaGAGATTTATCAACTAGCCGAtttatcggtgcacccctacttAGAAACTACTTTTCTACCctcacattttcattaaaaaaaatcttctaaatGAAAGCTGGAGATCCTCACAGTCGAGTCCTTTTTGTGCTGAGTGGATTTTGTTTCCAACTCTTGAGACAAAAGTAGCTCTTAGTCTGGCAACACAAAGGCATCAGTGTTGTTCCACCAACAACACACTCTACACCCCAGGCTTT carries:
- the plrg1 gene encoding pleiotropic regulator 1; this translates as MTEEVQKHSVHTLVFRSLKRTHDMFVSDHAKTIALDEDSHRLKMGVKLKTEYAPVLHMPVVKEGRASQLSAGQELHQGYAHPGDEAEYLITGTHAYPSGPGVALTADTKMHRNPSEGGVISMALALPPSQVRQEASRTAASVAEIHRHAGGADRVHPQSTAVSLLEGGGTRNSALMRRAPTMPKPQWHPPWKLFRVISGHLGWVRSIAVEPGNQWFVTGSADRTIKIWDLASGKLKLSLTGHISTVRGVAVSSRSPYLFSCGEDKQVKCWDLEYNKVIRHYHGHLSAVYDLDLHPTIDVLVTCSRDASARVWDIRTKANVHTLTGHTNTVATVRCQATEPQIITGSHDSTIRLWDLIAGKTRATLTNHKKSVRTLVLHPRQYTFASGSADNIKQWMFPDGSFIQNLSGHNAIINTLAVNSDGVLVSGADNGTMHMWDWRTGYNFQRIHAAVQPGSLDSESGIFACMFDHSESRLITAEADKTIKVYKEDDTATEESHPINWKPEILKRKRF